In Chryseobacterium oranimense, a single window of DNA contains:
- a CDS encoding TfoX/Sxy family protein, with protein MAYSTDLADRIRERLSEVPGIEVSEKKMFSGLSFLVNGKMCINVSHDNLMCRYHPDLEEEVSEKNGFLPMMMKGKQLKGYCYVEPEGLQKKDDFEYWIKICLDYNAIAKASKKKKS; from the coding sequence ATGGCTTACAGTACAGATCTTGCAGACAGAATCCGGGAAAGACTTTCTGAAGTGCCCGGAATTGAGGTCAGTGAAAAGAAAATGTTCAGCGGATTATCATTTTTGGTGAATGGTAAAATGTGTATTAATGTGAGCCATGACAACCTGATGTGCCGTTATCATCCTGATCTGGAAGAAGAAGTTTCGGAGAAAAACGGTTTTCTTCCGATGATGATGAAGGGAAAGCAGCTGAAAGGTTACTGTTATGTAGAACCCGAAGGACTTCAAAAAAAGGATGATTTTGAATACTGGATAAAAATATGTCTGGATTACAATGCGATAGCCAAAGCTTCAAAGAAAAAAAAATCTTAA
- a CDS encoding DUF2975 domain-containing protein: protein MNQTKIISRILYYICSVVSAGYFIITIYSVFCLATGFAVTPYGAGKYLHINFPFTEKPFLNIEDNYPYIIFCFFTVLFSYGIFFWVSALVFRVFFQEKLFTANNIRLLTIFYRYNIFIPLPLVIVASFFVEVESIIWGLVFIHFMLGIFCLFLANIFKQGLHLQNEQDLFI from the coding sequence ATGAACCAGACCAAAATTATTTCGAGGATACTTTACTACATCTGCTCCGTAGTTTCAGCGGGCTATTTTATCATCACCATCTATTCCGTGTTCTGCCTGGCGACGGGTTTTGCAGTAACACCTTATGGTGCTGGCAAGTATCTTCACATCAATTTTCCTTTTACTGAAAAGCCATTTCTGAATATTGAAGACAATTATCCGTATATTATCTTTTGTTTTTTCACTGTTTTATTTTCTTACGGGATATTTTTCTGGGTTTCAGCTTTGGTTTTCAGGGTATTCTTCCAGGAAAAATTATTTACCGCGAACAATATACGCCTGCTAACGATATTTTACAGATATAACATTTTCATTCCGCTGCCATTGGTAATAGTGGCCAGCTTTTTTGTGGAAGTGGAAAGTATTATCTGGGGATTGGTTTTTATCCATTTCATGTTGGGAATTTTCTGTCTGTTTCTTGCAAATATCTTTAAGCAAGGACTACATTTGCAAAACGAACAAGATCTATTTATATAA
- a CDS encoding helix-turn-helix domain-containing protein codes for MPIIVNLDVMLAKRKMQSKELAEKLGITPVNLSILKTGKAKGVRFDTLEAICKILECQPGDILEYRE; via the coding sequence ATGCCAATTATAGTCAACTTAGATGTCATGCTGGCCAAACGAAAAATGCAGAGTAAGGAATTGGCAGAAAAACTGGGAATCACTCCCGTTAATCTTTCCATTCTTAAAACCGGCAAGGCAAAGGGAGTCCGTTTTGATACCCTGGAAGCCATCTGCAAAATTCTGGAATGCCAGCCTGGTGATATTCTTGAGTACCGGGAATAG
- a CDS encoding ABC transporter ATP-binding protein, with amino-acid sequence MNTLTINNLSLIYKNGYQAVKDLSLEISNGMFGLLGPNGAGKSSLMKTIVGLQKPTSGNIIFNGTDVVKDPDHIKRNLGFLPQDFGVYPKVSAYDLLEHIAVLKGITNRTERKNQILSLLEKVNLAEFRKKEVHTFSGGMKQRFGVAQALFGNPKIIIVDEPTAGLDPEERNRFNALLNEISQDVIVILSTHLVEDVRNLCSEMAVMNKGQILRKGKPSVLISELENRIWSKPISKDELESYYSSHEIISRQLIERELHITVFSEEKPGGFDPVNPLLEHVYFHTLTQKP; translated from the coding sequence ATGAATACCTTAACAATCAACAATCTCAGCCTTATTTACAAAAATGGTTATCAGGCAGTTAAAGACCTATCGCTTGAAATATCAAACGGAATGTTCGGCCTGCTCGGGCCCAATGGTGCCGGAAAATCATCTTTGATGAAAACTATTGTAGGATTACAAAAACCGACTTCCGGAAATATTATTTTCAATGGAACGGATGTTGTAAAAGATCCTGATCATATTAAGCGAAATCTGGGCTTCCTTCCACAGGATTTTGGAGTTTATCCAAAGGTCTCAGCTTATGATCTTCTGGAACATATTGCCGTACTAAAGGGAATTACAAACCGTACTGAACGTAAAAACCAGATCCTGAGCCTGCTTGAAAAAGTTAACCTTGCAGAATTCAGGAAGAAGGAAGTTCATACTTTTTCCGGAGGCATGAAACAGCGTTTCGGAGTGGCACAGGCCCTGTTCGGAAATCCGAAAATCATTATCGTGGATGAGCCTACCGCCGGACTGGATCCTGAGGAACGTAACCGCTTTAATGCTCTTCTTAACGAGATCAGCCAGGATGTTATTGTAATTCTTTCTACCCATTTGGTGGAAGATGTCAGAAATCTCTGCTCGGAAATGGCCGTCATGAACAAAGGTCAGATTCTCCGGAAGGGAAAACCTTCTGTGCTGATTTCTGAGCTGGAAAACAGGATCTGGTCGAAACCGATCAGCAAAGATGAGCTTGAAAGTTACTATTCAAGCCATGAGATCATCAGCAGGCAGCTGATTGAAAGAGAGCTCCACATTACCGTATTTTCAGAAGAAAAACCTGGAGGTTTCGATCCTGTAAATCCTCTGCTGGAACACGTTTATTTCCATACCCTTACCCAAAAACCTTAA
- a CDS encoding M1 family aminopeptidase codes for MNALFLFEAGRISKHWPAYLIALILVSIGIFCGNQFNLTVGDGIYLNSPYTIGFMTGMLSLSILFMAVIYAVQFLFKDSDSKFDVILFSFPFSGWTYLSGKFLVYFLQTFFSFCFLMTGFLIGQVLRNGSEMQTYFNISYYLYPVLIFGFINCFFVCSFLFFVSFTAKKKLLVVVGGLLLYVLYMVVLIFSNSPFMAGSLPQSIETQQISSIFDPFGLSSYFFEAGTFSVHQKNTLIVPFSGYLLLNRLIYLLISAIFLLLTYRLFSFSDHSKQKVKKALPESEITTKPTFSYISQTDFGWKSTFSSIFSFAKMDLLYLFRGIIIPAVSILLIFFIGMEMYAEIEKGIRLPQKYAGSGLMATTISENFPLFGFLLAVYFINDMYWRSHSSGFSPIENTTFFSESKLTGHFISISTLLFFFTGILITEGILFQASYHYLHIDWNAYLGVFLFNTFPLILFSGFILLINACIRNKFIALGISVLAVFVLTGPVSGKILPYPLFRIFSDFKGTYSDFDGYGPYVAAFSERLLFGAGVIAFFWMINKIFRIKKRSSIVVITSILLLFSGIFAGIFFMKGYIPKNEEKAVIESIRYEKEFKKYEKLPQPEISDVTTTIKLYPSENAYEIIGKYTLTNFTDQPVNKILIHFNPDLKLESAVFQSGSESMKINKNISEVELSQPLKPNETAHLEFKLSYKWYAVNGHQSFNAIIGNGSFMRISRYYPVIGYQKQDEIQDEKLRKENHLGKLEEMKKSEAPEVFKQDFINLNMIVSTEVSQTAIGTGDLVRKWTKSGRSYFQYKAENIPFRFAVSSADYSMKSALYKGITVNVFYHQNHFENADHLLENAKITLDYCMKNFGKYPSKTVNFAEISSFTRGFAATAYPSAVFMPEEMVFHANIHSDKKQDVINELAGHELSHLWWGNNQIDPDDRQGAVMLTETLAMYTEMMLYKKMHGKEKMMERIKMHQQIYDSEKGFSENVPIYKVTGDATHISYSKGAVAMVKLSELIGEEKVNKALKSFLQNNQYPKKPSSLDLLNEFYKVCTNEDTRKKVNLLFKTI; via the coding sequence ATGAATGCTTTATTTTTATTTGAAGCCGGACGCATTTCCAAGCACTGGCCAGCCTATCTTATAGCCCTGATTCTGGTAAGTATAGGTATATTTTGTGGTAACCAATTCAACCTTACAGTTGGAGACGGGATTTACCTGAATTCTCCTTATACCATCGGTTTTATGACAGGAATGCTGAGCCTTTCCATCCTGTTTATGGCTGTCATTTATGCTGTTCAGTTTCTTTTTAAGGATTCTGATTCAAAATTTGACGTGATCTTATTTTCATTTCCTTTTTCGGGATGGACTTACCTGAGTGGGAAATTTCTTGTTTATTTCCTGCAGACTTTCTTTAGTTTTTGCTTTTTAATGACGGGATTTCTCATAGGCCAGGTTCTGAGAAACGGAAGTGAAATGCAGACTTATTTTAATATTAGCTATTATCTTTATCCTGTATTGATTTTCGGATTTATCAATTGTTTTTTTGTGTGCAGCTTCCTGTTTTTTGTTTCATTCACAGCTAAGAAAAAACTGCTGGTCGTTGTAGGCGGACTGCTTTTATATGTCTTGTATATGGTTGTTTTAATTTTTTCCAATTCGCCGTTTATGGCAGGAAGCTTACCCCAGTCAATAGAAACACAGCAGATTTCGTCCATTTTTGATCCGTTCGGATTATCTTCTTATTTTTTTGAAGCAGGAACATTCTCTGTTCATCAGAAAAACACGTTAATTGTTCCTTTTTCTGGATATTTATTGCTTAACAGGTTAATTTACCTGCTCATTTCTGCCATATTTCTTTTGCTTACCTACCGTTTGTTTTCTTTCTCAGATCATTCAAAACAAAAAGTAAAAAAAGCATTACCGGAATCTGAAATCACAACCAAGCCCACGTTTTCTTATATATCGCAAACAGATTTTGGCTGGAAAAGTACCTTCAGCTCCATATTTTCCTTTGCAAAGATGGATCTGTTATACCTTTTCAGAGGCATTATCATTCCCGCAGTTTCCATACTTCTGATTTTTTTTATCGGGATGGAAATGTATGCAGAGATTGAAAAAGGAATCCGTCTTCCACAGAAATATGCGGGATCAGGTCTTATGGCAACAACCATTTCAGAAAATTTTCCTCTGTTCGGTTTTCTCCTCGCTGTTTATTTTATCAATGATATGTACTGGAGAAGTCATTCATCCGGTTTTTCACCGATAGAAAACACTACATTTTTTTCGGAAAGCAAACTCACGGGCCATTTTATTTCCATCAGCACCCTTCTTTTTTTCTTTACGGGAATCTTAATAACGGAAGGCATTTTATTCCAGGCCTCATATCATTACCTTCATATCGACTGGAATGCCTATCTGGGAGTTTTCCTTTTTAATACATTTCCTTTAATTCTTTTTTCAGGATTTATCCTTTTGATTAATGCTTGTATCAGAAATAAGTTTATTGCTTTAGGGATTTCCGTTTTAGCTGTATTCGTTCTCACCGGCCCGGTTTCCGGCAAAATACTTCCTTATCCTCTTTTCAGGATATTTTCAGATTTTAAAGGAACTTACAGTGATTTTGACGGATATGGACCTTATGTTGCCGCTTTTTCAGAAAGACTTTTATTCGGTGCCGGAGTTATTGCTTTTTTTTGGATGATCAATAAAATTTTCAGAATTAAAAAACGCAGCAGTATTGTTGTTATTACCAGTATTTTATTGCTCTTTTCAGGGATTTTTGCCGGTATATTTTTCATGAAAGGCTATATTCCTAAAAATGAAGAGAAAGCTGTTATAGAGTCTATCAGGTATGAAAAAGAGTTTAAAAAATATGAAAAACTGCCACAGCCTGAGATTTCAGATGTTACCACCACAATCAAGCTGTATCCTTCAGAAAATGCATATGAGATCATTGGAAAATATACTTTGACCAACTTTACGGATCAACCGGTCAATAAAATTCTCATTCATTTCAATCCTGATCTCAAACTGGAATCCGCTGTTTTTCAGTCTGGCTCTGAAAGTATGAAAATTAATAAAAACATCTCTGAAGTTGAATTAAGCCAACCCTTGAAACCCAACGAAACCGCTCATCTTGAATTCAAACTATCTTATAAATGGTATGCCGTCAACGGGCACCAGTCTTTTAATGCAATCATAGGCAACGGTTCTTTTATGAGGATCAGCAGATATTATCCGGTGATCGGATATCAGAAGCAGGATGAAATTCAGGATGAAAAGCTGAGAAAAGAAAACCATCTCGGAAAGCTAGAGGAGATGAAAAAATCTGAGGCCCCTGAAGTCTTTAAACAGGATTTTATCAATTTAAATATGATCGTTTCTACAGAAGTAAGTCAGACTGCAATAGGCACCGGTGATCTGGTCAGAAAATGGACAAAATCCGGGCGCAGCTATTTTCAGTACAAGGCAGAAAATATTCCGTTCCGGTTTGCAGTCTCTTCAGCAGATTATAGCATGAAAAGTGCTTTATACAAAGGAATTACAGTGAATGTATTTTATCATCAAAATCATTTTGAAAATGCAGATCATCTCCTTGAAAATGCGAAAATTACACTGGATTATTGTATGAAGAATTTCGGAAAATATCCGTCCAAAACAGTCAATTTTGCTGAAATTTCATCTTTTACCAGAGGATTTGCGGCAACTGCTTATCCATCTGCTGTTTTTATGCCTGAAGAAATGGTTTTTCATGCCAATATTCATTCAGATAAGAAGCAGGATGTGATCAACGAACTGGCCGGGCACGAGCTTTCCCATCTGTGGTGGGGGAATAATCAGATTGATCCTGATGACAGGCAAGGCGCAGTAATGCTTACCGAAACTCTCGCGATGTACACAGAAATGATGCTGTACAAAAAAATGCACGGTAAAGAAAAAATGATGGAAAGAATAAAAATGCACCAGCAGATCTACGACAGTGAAAAAGGTTTTTCTGAAAATGTTCCTATTTATAAAGTAACGGGAGATGCCACGCACATTTCTTATTCGAAAGGGGCTGTAGCTATGGTAAAATTAAGTGAACTGATCGGGGAAGAAAAAGTAAATAAAGCATTGAAGAGTTTTCTACAAAATAATCAGTACCCAAAGAAACCTTCTTCTCTGGATCTGCTCAATGAGTTTTATAAGGTTTGCACTAATGAAGACACAAGAAAGAAGGTTAACCTATTATTTAAAACGATATAA
- a CDS encoding NAD(P)H-dependent oxidoreductase gives MKALVINGHIKWPQIAEGNLNRTIFEKSKDVFKEKGYEILETEIDNGYEILQEIEKWVGADVILFHFPINWFGMPAKTKDYIDKVLMSGYGKIYAGDGRNTGGNYGTGGLLRSRGIIVNTWNAPQETFGNSGQLLEDFSMEEFTRPFTATLQFVGVQPLPTFAFYDVFKNPSITEELLSFEEHLKNHL, from the coding sequence ATGAAAGCATTAGTGATCAACGGCCATATTAAATGGCCACAAATAGCGGAAGGAAATCTTAACAGAACCATTTTTGAGAAAAGCAAGGACGTTTTCAAAGAAAAAGGCTACGAAATTCTTGAAACCGAAATTGACAATGGCTATGAAATTCTGCAGGAAATAGAAAAGTGGGTGGGTGCTGATGTCATACTGTTTCATTTTCCCATTAACTGGTTTGGAATGCCTGCAAAAACAAAAGATTATATTGATAAGGTTTTAATGAGCGGGTATGGGAAAATTTATGCAGGAGACGGTAGAAATACCGGTGGGAATTACGGAACAGGCGGACTGTTAAGATCCAGAGGGATAATTGTAAACACCTGGAATGCACCTCAGGAAACCTTTGGAAATTCGGGGCAGTTGTTAGAAGATTTTTCAATGGAAGAATTTACAAGACCTTTTACAGCTACATTACAATTTGTCGGCGTTCAGCCTTTACCAACCTTTGCTTTTTATGATGTATTTAAAAATCCAAGCATTACAGAAGAATTACTTTCTTTTGAAGAACATTTGAAAAACCATCTATAA
- a CDS encoding enoyl-CoA hydratase/isomerase family protein: protein MIFTTNKINENYWKVIINNPPVNVFDPEFSVQLRTTMEELESNENLKVVVFESANPDFYVAHAELVNIFEFPKGTGETGLSISWPDIAKRMEQASFVSIASIRGRARGLGSEFIQAFDMRFASKEKAFFSQPEIGIGSFPGGGGLERLHLLTGKARALEIILSGDDYDAETAAYYGWINRAFPDSELDAFVENLANRIASFDKKIITIIKSIMNERVVIPKNEHIMETQTKFFASLTEPEARTRIKKLLDQGLQTYGDVELNLGKYL from the coding sequence ATGATTTTTACAACCAACAAAATAAACGAAAACTACTGGAAAGTAATTATTAATAATCCTCCTGTCAATGTTTTTGATCCTGAGTTTTCAGTCCAGTTAAGAACAACGATGGAAGAACTGGAATCGAACGAAAATTTAAAAGTTGTAGTTTTTGAAAGTGCCAACCCTGATTTTTATGTTGCCCATGCAGAATTGGTCAATATTTTTGAATTTCCAAAAGGAACCGGAGAAACAGGACTTTCCATCTCGTGGCCGGATATTGCAAAACGTATGGAGCAGGCATCTTTTGTAAGTATTGCATCCATTAGAGGAAGAGCAAGAGGCTTGGGAAGCGAATTTATTCAGGCCTTCGATATGCGTTTTGCAAGTAAGGAAAAAGCCTTTTTTTCACAGCCGGAAATAGGAATTGGTTCTTTTCCCGGCGGCGGCGGGCTGGAGCGGCTTCATTTGTTGACCGGAAAAGCAAGAGCATTGGAAATTATTTTAAGCGGAGATGATTATGATGCTGAAACAGCAGCTTATTATGGCTGGATCAACAGGGCTTTCCCAGATAGTGAACTGGATGCTTTTGTAGAAAACCTGGCAAACAGAATTGCTTCATTCGATAAAAAAATCATTACCATTATCAAATCTATCATGAATGAAAGAGTAGTAATTCCTAAAAATGAACACATTATGGAAACACAGACTAAATTTTTTGCATCATTGACAGAGCCGGAAGCAAGAACAAGAATCAAAAAACTGCTGGATCAGGGATTGCAGACATATGGTGATGTAGAACTTAATCTTGGAAAATATTTATAA
- a CDS encoding helix-turn-helix domain-containing protein, whose product MKVFNDLTTYNKYLNQSSPLHPMMDSRICKQAIPNFPQKSGEIQVNLFKISLKKNFTGDINYGNSKYFTENGLMLFSEPGQVVSWDSLTFWDGYAFVFHPDLISQNPIANKINQYKYFSYEINDALFMTTEEEEIVTWLFTKIHMELLQNKANANINIILSLLNVVLSYADVFYERQFKDKAKKATSVSSKLKNLLQNHYKDLSKPVANFPTVSSIAEELNMSSNYLTDCIRAETGKSTISIIQEFVAVQAEILLLQTDMNISDVAYQLGFANVPYFSKFFKKIKGISPSEVRNQGIV is encoded by the coding sequence ATGAAAGTATTTAATGACTTAACGACCTATAATAAATATTTGAACCAATCTTCACCCTTGCATCCAATGATGGACAGCCGGATTTGCAAACAAGCAATTCCCAATTTCCCTCAGAAAAGCGGCGAGATTCAAGTTAACCTGTTTAAAATTTCGTTAAAGAAAAATTTCACGGGAGACATTAACTACGGAAACAGTAAATATTTTACAGAAAACGGCTTAATGCTCTTTAGTGAGCCGGGACAGGTTGTTTCCTGGGATAGCCTGACTTTTTGGGATGGCTACGCTTTTGTTTTTCATCCGGATTTGATCAGCCAAAATCCTATTGCAAACAAAATTAATCAGTATAAGTATTTCAGCTACGAGATTAATGATGCATTGTTTATGACTACTGAGGAGGAGGAAATTGTTACCTGGCTTTTTACAAAAATCCATATGGAGCTGCTCCAAAATAAAGCAAATGCAAACATTAATATTATTTTATCTTTACTGAATGTCGTGCTTTCATATGCAGATGTTTTTTATGAAAGGCAGTTTAAAGATAAAGCAAAAAAAGCTACTTCAGTTTCTTCAAAATTGAAAAATTTACTGCAAAATCATTATAAGGATTTATCAAAGCCGGTTGCCAATTTTCCTACAGTTTCATCTATAGCCGAAGAACTGAATATGTCTTCCAATTATCTTACAGATTGCATTCGTGCGGAAACTGGAAAAAGTACAATCAGTATTATTCAGGAATTTGTGGCTGTACAGGCTGAAATTTTATTGCTTCAGACGGATATGAATATCAGTGATGTAGCTTACCAGCTAGGTTTTGCAAACGTTCCCTATTTTTCAAAGTTTTTCAAAAAAATTAAGGGAATTTCACCAAGTGAAGTCCGAAATCAGGGAATCGTATAA
- a CDS encoding polyribonucleotide nucleotidyltransferase encodes MSVPQAFTETITLADGREITIETGKLAKQADGSVVVKMGGTMLLATVVANKEANPGVDFLPLTVDYREKFYAGGRIPGNFFRREARPSDQEILTMRLVDRVLRPLFPEDFHAEVQVMISLISYDGKTIPDDLAGLAASAAIAITDIPFNGPMSEVRVVRFDGKLAINPSYEELKNSELDIMVGATKDSIVMVEGEMKEISEQEMLEAIIFGHAEIKKQIEAQERLAEKVGKAFPKREYSHEDHDEAIREKVWKETYDKVYEVARTPSGKEERGEKFKAVREEFLAQYEDNAEELERVTPFVKVYYHDVEKEAMRQMILEDNIRLDGRDPQTIRPIWSEIDYLPGAHGSAVFTRGETQSLTAVTLGSVKDANMVDSVISQHDEKFFLHYNFPPFSTGEARPLRGTSRREVGHGNLAQRALQAVIPEENPYTIRIVSDILESNGSSSMATVCAGTLALMDAGVQITKPVSGIAMGLITDTKSGKFTVLSDILGDEDHLGDMDFKVTGTADGITACQMDIKIQGLSMDIMEKALMQAKDGRLHILNKITETIAEPRADVKPHAPKMVVMEISKDFIGAVIGPGGKIIQQMQKDTDTVIAIEEIGEIGRIEIAGTDREKINAAVAKINEITFVPVVGEVYKGKVVKVMDFGAFVAIAKGTEGLLHISEIEWARLDKVPYAEGDEVEVKFMGYDDRKKMKLSRKVLLPRPPRPEGKPRQEGQGRPDGQGRPERPARQEENARPEGEKPAVDQNPSTEA; translated from the coding sequence ATGAGTGTACCTCAAGCGTTTACAGAAACGATTACTCTTGCAGACGGCAGAGAAATCACTATTGAGACGGGGAAATTAGCTAAGCAGGCTGATGGATCTGTTGTAGTAAAAATGGGTGGAACTATGCTTTTAGCAACAGTTGTAGCCAATAAAGAAGCAAATCCTGGTGTAGATTTCTTACCATTAACGGTAGATTACAGAGAAAAATTCTATGCAGGTGGAAGAATTCCAGGGAATTTCTTCCGTAGAGAAGCAAGACCTTCCGATCAGGAAATTTTAACGATGCGTTTGGTAGACAGGGTTCTACGTCCGCTTTTCCCTGAAGACTTCCACGCTGAAGTTCAGGTAATGATCTCTTTAATTTCTTATGACGGAAAAACAATTCCAGATGATCTAGCAGGTTTGGCAGCTTCTGCAGCCATTGCTATTACCGATATCCCTTTCAACGGACCAATGTCTGAAGTAAGAGTGGTAAGATTTGACGGTAAACTGGCCATTAATCCTAGCTATGAGGAACTGAAAAATTCGGAGCTTGACATTATGGTAGGAGCTACCAAAGATTCTATCGTAATGGTGGAAGGGGAGATGAAAGAAATTTCTGAGCAGGAAATGCTTGAAGCAATCATCTTCGGTCATGCTGAAATTAAAAAACAAATTGAAGCTCAGGAAAGATTAGCTGAAAAAGTAGGCAAAGCTTTCCCGAAAAGAGAATATAGTCATGAAGATCATGACGAAGCAATTCGTGAAAAAGTTTGGAAGGAAACTTACGATAAAGTATACGAAGTGGCAAGAACTCCATCCGGTAAAGAGGAGAGAGGAGAAAAATTCAAAGCAGTTCGTGAAGAGTTTTTAGCTCAGTATGAAGATAATGCAGAGGAGCTTGAAAGAGTAACTCCTTTCGTAAAAGTATATTATCATGATGTAGAGAAGGAAGCAATGCGTCAGATGATCCTTGAAGACAATATCCGTCTTGATGGCCGTGATCCTCAGACGATCCGTCCGATCTGGTCAGAAATCGATTACCTTCCGGGAGCTCACGGTTCTGCAGTATTTACAAGAGGGGAAACCCAGTCTCTGACTGCTGTGACATTAGGTTCTGTAAAAGATGCCAACATGGTGGACAGCGTTATTTCTCAACACGACGAAAAATTCTTCCTGCACTATAACTTCCCTCCGTTCTCAACCGGTGAAGCAAGACCTTTAAGAGGAACTTCAAGAAGAGAAGTAGGACACGGAAACCTTGCTCAGAGAGCATTACAGGCAGTTATCCCTGAAGAAAACCCATACACCATCAGAATTGTTTCCGATATCCTTGAATCAAACGGTTCGTCTTCAATGGCAACAGTTTGCGCAGGAACATTAGCCCTGATGGATGCCGGTGTACAGATTACAAAACCTGTTTCAGGTATTGCAATGGGACTTATTACTGATACAAAATCAGGTAAGTTTACTGTACTTTCCGATATCTTGGGAGATGAAGATCACCTTGGAGATATGGACTTTAAAGTAACAGGTACTGCAGACGGTATCACAGCTTGCCAGATGGATATCAAAATCCAGGGACTTTCTATGGACATCATGGAAAAAGCTTTGATGCAGGCTAAAGACGGAAGATTACACATTCTGAATAAAATCACAGAAACAATCGCTGAACCAAGAGCAGATGTGAAGCCTCACGCTCCGAAAATGGTAGTAATGGAGATCTCCAAAGACTTCATTGGTGCAGTAATCGGGCCTGGTGGAAAAATCATTCAGCAGATGCAGAAAGATACGGATACCGTTATCGCTATCGAAGAGATCGGTGAGATCGGACGTATCGAAATTGCCGGAACAGACAGAGAGAAAATCAATGCTGCTGTTGCCAAAATCAATGAAATCACTTTTGTTCCTGTAGTAGGAGAGGTTTACAAAGGAAAAGTTGTGAAAGTAATGGATTTCGGAGCTTTCGTAGCAATTGCGAAAGGTACTGAAGGACTTCTTCATATTTCTGAAATCGAATGGGCCCGTTTAGACAAAGTTCCTTATGCAGAAGGTGATGAAGTGGAAGTGAAGTTCATGGGTTATGATGACCGTAAGAAAATGAAACTTTCAAGAAAAGTACTTTTACCAAGACCTCCAAGACCGGAAGGAAAACCAAGACAAGAAGGACAAGGAAGACCGGATGGACAGGGTAGACCTGAAAGACCAGCCAGACAAGAAGAGAATGCAAGACCGGAAGGTGAAAAGCCTGCCGTAGACCAGAATCCTTCAACTGAAGCTTAA